The Nitrospira lenta region TGTGGTGGTGTTCGGTAGTGCGATGTCGGGCCGGCGGGGTTATGGTGTTGATGATTGGACCTCGTACAGCAGTCGAGGCGGGGGCTGGGGCGGTGGCTCGTTCGGGGGTGGGGGCGGAGGATTCAGCGGCGGGGGTGGAGATTTCGGGGGAGGAGGCGCGAGTGGCGACTGGTAAAGCGGCGGCGTTGTCGGACGCAGATCGAGAGCGAATCCGGCGGGCGGTCCATGCCGCTGAACAGCAGACCAGCGCGGAGATTGTGCCGATGATTGTCGCGCGCTCCGGTCTCTATCGCGACGCTCGACATTGGGCGGGGCTGATCACCGCGCTCACCATGTTGGCCGCGCTGTTGGCCGTCGAGGTTTCCTGGCTTCCCTGGGGATGGCCTACCTCGAATGCGGCGTGGCTGGTTCTTGCCGTCATGCTCGCCTATGCGGGTGGGAGCTGGAGTGGAACGTTGCCGCCGGTCATCCGCCTGCTGACCGCACCGGCTCGCTTGCGGCACAAGGTCGCGTTACGAGCCGAACGGGCCTTTGCCCAGCATGCGATCGCACAGACGCGGGAGCGGACGGGTGTGCTGATCATGCTGTCGATGTTAGAGCGGCAGATCTATGTGCTGCCGGATCGCTCGTTAGCGGGATTGGTGTCGGCAGAACGGTGGAAGCAGGTGGTGCAAGCCGCCGTCGAGCGCCTGCGGGGCGACGACATCGTCGAAGGACTGACAGAGGCCATTGCCGCCTGCGGAGCGGCGCTGGCCGATGCGTGTCCTGCGCGACCTGGCGACAACCCCAACGAATTGCCGGACCAGGTTATCGACGAACGGCAATCGTTCCTGTGATAGACGCCTCGCCGTTGTTCCGCTAGAATCCGCATCCATGTCCGAGTCACGCGCACCTTCTACCGCCGTACCCCCTGCGACAAGCGATCAACGGTCAGTGGTGAAAGCCGCCGGCATCATCGGCATCGGCACCTTCGCCAGCCGGATTCTCGGATTTATCCGGGACATGGTCATGGCCGGCCTCTTCGGCGCGACGGCGGCGGCGGATGCCTTTTATGTCGCGTTCCGGGTTCCCAGTCTGTTGCGCGAGCTGTTCGCCGAAGGCTCCATGTCGGCGGCCTTCATTCCCGTGTTCACCGAATATCACCAAGAGAAAACCAAGCGCGAAGCCTGGGAATTGGCCAGTGCCGTCTTCACGACGCTCCTGACGATCGTGACAGGGACCGTGCTTGTCGGGATTGCCGTGACGCCTGTCATCGTGTGGTATCTCGCGCCGGGCTTTCATGACAATCCGGCCAAGCTCACGCTGGCGATTGTCCTCTCCCGCGTGATGTTTCCCTATTTGCTGTTTATCAGTCTTGCGGCGTTAGCGATGGGGATCCTGAATTCGCTGCGGGCGTTTGCGGCCCCCGCGTTCTCGCCGCTGTTTCTGAACGTGTTCATGATCGGATGCGCGCTGTTTCTGTCGCCGCATCTGCCGGAGCCGATTGTCGGTGTGGCCATCGGGGTGGTTGCGGGCGGCGCGGCGCAGTTTGCGATGCAACTGCCGGGATTGGCTCGCCGGGGGTTTCTGTTCGGCTGGCGGTTCGACCCGGGGCATCCCGGTGTCAGGCGGATCGGCCGTTTGATGGTTCCCTCGCTTCTGGGCCTGTCGGTGACGCAAATCAATCTGACCGTGAGCACGATTCTCGCCTCGTTCTATGTAGGGGGCCCCACCTATCTGTTTTACGGGATGCGGCTGATCCAGTTTCCACTCGGCATCTTTGGCGTGGCCCTGGCGACGGCGATTCTTCCGACCCTCTCTGCCCAGGCTGCGCGGGGTGCGATGGACGAATTACGGACGACGTTCGGATTTGGGTTGCGGATGATTCTCTTCATTATCCTGCCGGCGATGGCCGGCTTGATCCTGTTACGCACCCCGATCGTGCATTTGTTTTTTGAGCATGGGACGTTCACGGCCCAGGATACGACGGAGACGGCGCTGGCTGTGTTGTGTTATGCCGTCGGCCTCTGGGCATTTGGCGGGGTGCGAATCATTGTGGCGGCATTTTATTCCATGCAGGATACGACGCTTCCTGCGATTTCTGCTGCGGTGGCCGTGGCGGCGAATATCCTGCTCTCGCTGGTGCTGATGCCGATGCTTGGCGCGGCCGGTTTGGCGTTGGCGACGGCACTCGCGGCCATGATAAACGGCAGTATCTTGATCGTCGTCTTGAATCGCCGGCTGGGCGGCGTGGAGTGGGGATCCGTGGGGCGATCGTCCATCAGAGTCGTGCTCGCGTGTCTCCCGTTGATCGCGATCTGTTTCTGGGCCGCGAGCGCCTCGCTCTGGACGCATCCCGGTGAGTGGATTGAAAAGTCGGTGTTGCTGACCGTTGCGATCGGAGGCAGCGTGGGAGGCTATCTGGGCGTTCATGTCCTGTTGAAATCCGACGAATTGGATGTGGTGTGGGGCATGGTCCGAAGAAAACTCGGTCGAGTAGCCGGCCGGTAAGGATGCGCATGCGACGAGCGATCTTGTTCAAATCACAGTGGGGCTGGATGGGGATTGCTGAAACCGGCAAAGGGGTCGACGGTATCGCGTTGCCGCAGACCTCGAAGCAGCGGGCGATCGCCGTTCTCCTTGAGCAGGCTCCCGATGCGCTGGTCATGGAACCGTCTCTACAACTGGATAGAGCGCAGGCGCAGTTGCTGGACTATCTTGCGGGTACACGGCGGACCTTTGATGTGCCATTGGACCTCTCGCGAGGCACCGCGTTTCAACGACAGGTGTGGCGGGCACTCTTGCGGGTCCCCTACGGCAAGCTCCGGTCCTATCAATGGGTCGCGCTCCGCGTCGGAGGCCGGCAATATGCCCGTGCAGTCGGCAATGCGGTAGGAGCGAACCCATTGCCTATTCTCGTTCCGTGCCATCGCATTGTGGCCCACGATGCGACGTTGGGTGGGTTCTCCGGCGGATTGCCGACCAAACGCAAGCTCCTGACCCTTGAAGGCACGCTGACCCAACTGCAGCGGGGGCGGACCTGATCGATGAAGGCGATATTGCAGCGGGTCACCAGCGCGTCGGTTGAGGTGGGCGGGACGGTGGTCGGGCAGATCGGAACGGGATTGCTGGTGTTCGTCGGTGTGGCCAAAGGCGATGAGGAAACGGATTGCCGTTATCTCGTTGAGAAGCTCCGTACGTTCCGGATCTTTTCTGATGCGCAGGGGAAGATGAACCGGTCGCTAGTAGACATCGGAGGCTCAGTCCTACTGGTCTCGCAATTTACATTGCTAGGCTCTACGACCAACGGCCGCCGCCCTAGTTTTGAAGAGGCCGCGTCTCCGGCAGAAGCCAAGCGCTTGTATGAGCAAGTGGCTGTCGATCTGCGGGCAGCAGGTACTCCGGTGGAAACCGGACGGTTCGCCGCGCACATGCGGGTGCGATTGGAGAATGACGGGCCGGTGACCTTTGTGCTGGATAGCCGTGAGAAACTTTCTTGATGACGCACCCTCAAGTCTGTTAAAGCGAAACCGATAGAACAGGCAGAACGCGATCCGGGAACACCGACTCTGCTATACTGAAGGCATGCGTCTTTAGATTACTCAAGGAGGTGGAGATGGGGACGGCGGTTCCTCCACAACATCCTCTCCGACAGCTCTTCGGAGCGCTGACCGAGCGGAGTTTCACCGAACGCCTCGGATGGCCCGACAGCAACGTGGCCGGGTACGTATCCAATCTCCTCGTCGATTTCACGCACACGGATAATCTGTATAAAATTCGCACCAGCCAGGATCAGCCGGCCGACACGGTGGTGGATCTGTTATTCGAGTCCGAAGTCATGCTGGATGCCCAATCGTTCGAACGCGAGCGAGAGGTGCATCGGCATATCGGGGACTTTACCCTGTTTATGGCCGGACTGTTTCCCGAATATTTGCGGCGGCTGAAAACGGCCGGGTTGATCTATCACAAGGATTTTCTCGTGGACTATATGAAGACCGGCAAGCGCTCGTACGGGATCGTCGCCGAATTCGGCGATCATGGGGCTGAGATCGACCCTCCCCTGTTCCGAAAGCTCTCCGATAATTTTGAACTCTGTGTGACCGGGCTGGGGTTTGTCCGGTCCGATCTCGAGCGCATGAGCGACCCCGGTTATCAGCGCGTGAAGGGCTTGCTGCTCAATTGAAATCTTCCCGCCCCGTTCTCCTGGTCCATGGAGGCGCCGGCCTTCGGCGCATGACCGCGGCTCAGGCCGGCTGTCTCACCGCAGCGTTAGAAATCGGTTACCATCTGTTGGATCGTGGTGCGCCGGCGCTGACCGTTGTCGAGCAGGCGATCTGCGTGTTGGAGCAGAGCGGACTGTTCAACGCAGGCCGAGGTTCCCATGTGCAGCTCGACGGAGTGCGACGCATGGATGCGTCGATTATGGAAGGACAGGGTCTGCAGGCCGGGGCGGTTGCGTCGGTCGAAGGCATTGTCCATCCGATTTCAGCCGCGCGATTGGTGATGGAGCAGACGACGCACGTCATGCTCGTCGGGAAACCGGCGTCGGCGTTTGCCCGGCATTGCGGGTTGGAACGGCAGCTCCGTCGACCCTCCGGTCACGCCGCGCGACAAACGACGATGACGAAGACCTGGTCTCCGAAAACGTTGGAACTCTACCGGGCGATGATGGCGGGCGGATCGACGTTGCGGAAGCGAGCCGGGAAGGAGACCGTCGGCGCAGTGGCACTCGACCAAGCCGGGACGGTCGCGGCCGGTGCGTCCACCGGGGGTATTGATCTGATGTTGCCGGGGCGTGTCGGCGATACCCCGATTATCGGCTGCGGCGTCTATGCCGACAACGAAAGCGGGGCGGTGTCGATGACTGGGTTGGGCGAGGGGATCATCCGCATTGCGGTGGCAAAAGAAATCTGCGATCGCCTGGCCCAGGGCGAGCGTCCGGCTTCAGCGGCGACACAGGTGCTGAAGAAGTTGGTCCGACGCATCAACGGTGCCGCCGGCTCTCTCGTGCTGGCTCCGGACGGCCGATTCGCCATTACCCATGTCACCCCGCGCATGGCCGCCGGCTGGTGGGATGGGAAGCGACGCCCCCTGGTGAAGGACAGCTTCCGATGAGCCGCAGCCTTTTTCATCTCGCGTTTCCCGTTCACGACCTTGTCGCCACCAAACAGTTTTATGTCGAGGGGCTGGGCTGTACCCTCGGGCGCGAATCGGCGAACGCCATTACCTTAGGGTTGGCCGGGAACCAGCTGATCGGACATCTGGAGCCGGACGAGACTCCGGTGCAGCAAGGGGTTTATCCACGCCACTTTGGACTGGTCTTTCTTGAGCAAGCAGACTGGGAGGCCGTGGCCGAACGAGCCCGGCAGCAGGGGCTTCGGTTCTATCAACAGCCGCGCGTACGATTTCCCGGCACGCGCATCGAGCATCGCACCTTCTTTCTTGAAGACCCCTCACGCAATCTGCTCGAATTCAAACAGTACACGCATGAGTCTGCAATCTTCGGCGAGCGCGAAGTCCCTGCCGTTGGCGATTCTGAGTAACGGTCGTCTTTGCCGGATCGGTCTCCGTCTCGCGTCAGTGCGCCGGAGCAGAGGTGGGGATCCTGTTCATGCCTTTCATGATGCGCTGATGCCGCTTGCTCAAGAAGGCCGTCTTCCGGAGCGGGTCGTAGCGGCGTGGAGATGGCAGAATGGCTGCCAGCCATGCCGCCTCCTCAGCGGAGAGATCCTGGGCTGATTTCCCAAAGTGATGGCGTGCCGCCGCCTCGGCGCCGTAAACCCCGTTTCCCCATTCCGCGACATTGAGATAGAGTTCGAGGATGCGCTCCTTGGTCAGATGATGCTCCAGTGACCTGGTGATCAGTGCTTCGCGGGCTTTCCGAAAAAGCGAGCGCTCGGCCGACAGATACAGGTTCTTCGCGAGTTGCTGCGTGATCGTGCTGCCGCCCCGTTTCAGTTCTCCGGCTTCAAGATTGTGGATGGCGGCGTCCTTGATCCCCTCCCAGTCAAATCCTTCGTGAATGAAAAACGACGCATCTTCCGCCGCGACGGCCGCATGTTGCAGATGGCGGGAGATGCGGGTGAGGGGAACCCAGGTCCACTGGCGCGGGGCAGGATGCCGCTGACTCTGGGCTAAGACCTGCCGATGTTCCATCAACGCGGTCGGGCCTGGATTGGTTTTGGCCAGGAGCGCCACATCCGGCAACGTCAACAGCCAGGTCAAGGCGAGGAGTCCCAGCGGGAGGCCGAGGAGTAAGGCCGTCCAGAGCAGCGCCCTGGCGATGGTCCGTTGTTTTTTGGCTTTGGGCATAAGAAGAGGATGTTACTCGCCCGTCATTCTGCTACTGTGTAGCGGTTCATGACGGGTAAGTCACGGAGTTGCGGTATCACTATGAAAATTCTTTCCTCTGAGTTTATCAAAAGTTGCGCATCGGCAGAACAATTTCCTCAAGGGGAGTTGCTGGAGATTGCCGTTGCGGGACGATCGAACGTCGGGAAGTCCTCGTTGATTAATTCTCTGCTCAACCGGAGAGGGCTTGCCAAAGTCAGCCGAACGCCTGGTAAAACGAGAGCGGTGAACCTCTTTCAGATTGCCACCTCAGATCCGGGGCTGGCGAAATTTTATCTGGTGGATCTTCCGGGCTACGGATTTGCGAAGGTCTCGAAGTCCATTCGTGCGGAGTGGGGGCCGCTGATCGAATCCTACGTGGCGGAGCAGCCGTCATTGATCGCCGTCGTCTTATTGGTGGAATGCCGGGTCGTGACGGAACAGGATCGTCAGACGGTGGCCTGGTTGCAATCCATCGGACGTGAGCCGGTCATTGTGGCGACCAAGGTGGACAAGCTCAAGCCGAGTGAACGGGTACGGACGCTCCGTCAAACTCACCGTGACCTCGGATTGCCGGAAGGGCAACAGCTCATTCCCTATTCAGTCGTGACCGGGGAGGGGCGGGATCATCTTTGGGGCGTCTTGCGGGATCTTGTCAAAACTTAATTTCGATGTACGCCTTGTTTTTTAAATTCACCAGCCAGGATTGGAAGACGTCCTCGCTTTTTTGCTGAAACACCAGCGCCTGAATTTCGAACTTCACTTCATCGAACGGACGGAATTGTTTCGGCGTCCGGTCATCGACTCGAACGATATGATAGCCCTCGGAGGTTTCGATGATCTCTGAGATCCCTCCCGGCACCAGCGGCGCAATCGCGCGCTCAATGGTTGGGAGGAGTTCTCCCTGCCGGACCAGCCCGAGCCGGCCGCCGCGCGAGGCGTTCGGCCCGTCTGAATAGCGCAACGCGGCATCCTCAAATTTTTCACCCTGTTTCAATTCCGTCATCACGATCCGCGCTTTCTCCAGCGCTTCCGCGGTGCCGTCGGCCGAGCGGGGCTGAATCAAGATCTGGCTCAGGGTGTATTCTTCGGGGAGCGCGAAGCGCGTCTGGTGTTCCTTGTAGTACCGCTTCATCTCTGCGTCTCCGACCATGACGCCGCTCCGCACTTCCCGGTCGACGACTTTGAGAAGCGTGAGCTGATCGCGGATGTTCCTCAGGCTGAGCGGATCCTTCTCATTGATCTTCTCGCCCTGCTGCTTCATCTGCTGGAGAGCTTGCTTCACTTCATGATCCGAGACATCGACGCTCTTGGCTTTGGCCTCCTGCAGTTGCAGCCGCCGCTCGATCATTTTCGTCAGCGCCATGTATTCGGCCGTCTTCAGCCGTTGGCTCAATTCGTCGCCGTGATATTGCTGGCGAATGCGCTCTTGTTCGGGGGCCAGCTCGCGTTTGACGTCGGATTGCAGGATGAGGTCGGTATTCACCACCGCCACAATGCGGTCCTCCAGCTGAGTGGCGGAGAAGGCCGAGGGAGCCGGTCTGAACCAGAGCAGAGCGAACAGCAGTCCGAACGTGACAGGGACGATTGTGCGGGAAACCGGATTCAGATGCACGGGCACGATGCTCCTCGGTGAGTGCGGGGCAGACCAGCGGGGATTGTACACGAAATGAAGGGGTCTTGAGGAGACGGAAGCGTGGGCCCTAGGGTTTTCCGATGTCTTCGGTGATATAGCGGGAGGCGTCGGCCAGGCGGACGGTCGCCTTGGTGCGGATATCCGCAATCACTTCTTCAAACTGTTTCCGGCGTTTGTCCGCCAGCAATTCCTGGCGCAGCCGCTCCCGGGTCGCGAGATCCGCCTGGATGGTTTCTTTTTCCAGCGGACTGACCTTGACGAGATAGTAGCCCGCGTCGGTCTTGACGGGTTCACTGATTACGCCGTGCCTGAGCGTTTGGACAATGGCATCGACATCGGGATTGAGGAGGCCTTTCCGATAGGGGCCGAGGTCGCCGCCTTTGGCTTTGGTCTTGTCGTCGAGGGAATAGCGTTGCGCGAACTTGGCGAAATCGCCGCCGGCTTCGATCTGTTTTTTCAAATCTTTGGCCGCCGGATAATTATTCAGCAACATCTGCGAGACTTGGACTTTGAGCGGGGCCAGCAGCTGGTGGGCGTGCTTTTCGTAGTAGGCGTCTAACTCGGCCTGGGAGAGCTCGACTTTGGCTTTCAGGCGATCTTTCAGCAGTTCGTCCAGTACGAGTTGTTCTTTATAGCGTTGCGCGCGGTCGCGGATAGAATCGTTTTGATCCAGTCCTTGACGGCGGGCTTCCTGCATCAGCAGTTCGCGAGTGATCAACTCATCGAGAAACCGTCGCTTGCCGCCGTCCTTATCGTACTTGCCCCGGGTGGCTTCGGACAGTTCGTTCCAGCGCACATCAAACTCATATTGCGTGATCGCACGGCCATTGACGAGGGCCAGAACCGGCTCTTCCTGCGGCGGGGTGCAGCCGGGGAGGATCCACAGGGATCCGGAAAGCAGAGCGGCGAGGGCGAGTGAGGAGCGAAAATTATGCATGGACGAGGTTCTATTTCCAATCAGTACGAGTGCGCGGTGCGGTTTAGGCGCTCGATATCGGTCGTGTCGTTGATTTGTTGGTATCACAGTGTCCCAGGCTTTGCAAGGTTGTGTTGAGTTCGGCAAAGGTCGAACCCCAGTCGTCATGCGGCATCTGGATCTCAAAAGCCTGCGGGGAGAGGAAGCGCAGCCGCTTTTTCAGCCGATCCATCATGGCATGGACAGCCGGTTCAGGGATCGCGGCCTTGGGGCCGAGTGTGACGATCGCCGACTGATGGGTGACGTCGATGGCGGTAATGTGGAGCAGTTTGGCCAGCACCCGCAGCTGCATCACTTCGAGGAGCCGCTCCACCGGTTCCGGCGGGAGTCCGTACCGGTCTTGGATTTCTCCATGGAGGAGCGCTAGTTCGCCGACTTGCTTGCAGGCGGTCAGGCGCTTGTACCATGAGAGGCGATGGTGCGGATCGTCCACATACGTTTCCGGAATGAAGGCCGAGACCGGGACGCGCAGCGTAGGATCCGGTTCTTCTTCGACCGTATGCCCCTTGAGGCGTTGCACGGCTTCCTCAACCATTCTGAGGTAGAGATCTAGGCCGATGGCGGCGATGTGGCCGGACTGTGCTTTGCCCAGCAGATTGCCGGCTCCGCGGATTTCAAGATCCGCGGCGGCGATCCGAAAACCCGACCCCAGTTCCGTAAACTGTTGAATCGCCATCAACCGCTTCTGCGCGTCCTCCGTGAGGCGGCCTTCATCGGGGATCAGCAAATAGGCGTAGGCCTGTTCTCCGCCGCGGCCCACGCGTCCGCGTAGTTGATAGAGCTGGGCCAGCCCGAATGTGTCGGCTCGATTCACGATGATGGTATTGGCGTTCGGTACGTCGATGCCCGACTGAATGATGGCCGAGGCGATGAGCACATCGACTTCGTGCTTGACGAACTTCAGCATCACCGCTTCCAGCAATTTGGGATCCATCTGCCCGTGGGCCATCACCATTCGCGCTTCCGGAACCAATTGCTGGAGCCACGCGCCGGTCGCCGACATGGTTTCCACCCGGTTGTGGACGAAATAGATTTGGCCGCCGCGGCCCAGCTCACGCAGCATCGCGTCGCGCACGGCCTTGTCGCTGGACTTGATGACGGCCGTGCGAATCGCCAGCCGGCTGGCCGGCGGTGTGTCGATGATCGACAGGTCCCGCACGCTCGCCATCGCCATTTGCAGCGTGCGAGGAATCGGCGTAGCGGTGAGAGTGAGCACATCGACCTGCGTCCGCAGTTGTTTCAGCCGTTCCTTATGCTTGACGCCGAACCACTGCTCTTCGTCGATGATGACGAGGCCGAGATTGTGGAAGACCACGCTCTTTTGCAACAGCCGGTGGGTGCCGATGATCACGTCAATGACGCCCGCGGCGAGATCCTTCAACGTGGCTTTCGTGTC contains the following coding sequences:
- a CDS encoding TPM domain-containing protein — translated: MATGKAAALSDADRERIRRAVHAAEQQTSAEIVPMIVARSGLYRDARHWAGLITALTMLAALLAVEVSWLPWGWPTSNAAWLVLAVMLAYAGGSWSGTLPPVIRLLTAPARLRHKVALRAERAFAQHAIAQTRERTGVLIMLSMLERQIYVLPDRSLAGLVSAERWKQVVQAAVERLRGDDIVEGLTEAIAACGAALADACPARPGDNPNELPDQVIDERQSFL
- the murJ gene encoding murein biosynthesis integral membrane protein MurJ — protein: MSESRAPSTAVPPATSDQRSVVKAAGIIGIGTFASRILGFIRDMVMAGLFGATAAADAFYVAFRVPSLLRELFAEGSMSAAFIPVFTEYHQEKTKREAWELASAVFTTLLTIVTGTVLVGIAVTPVIVWYLAPGFHDNPAKLTLAIVLSRVMFPYLLFISLAALAMGILNSLRAFAAPAFSPLFLNVFMIGCALFLSPHLPEPIVGVAIGVVAGGAAQFAMQLPGLARRGFLFGWRFDPGHPGVRRIGRLMVPSLLGLSVTQINLTVSTILASFYVGGPTYLFYGMRLIQFPLGIFGVALATAILPTLSAQAARGAMDELRTTFGFGLRMILFIILPAMAGLILLRTPIVHLFFEHGTFTAQDTTETALAVLCYAVGLWAFGGVRIIVAAFYSMQDTTLPAISAAVAVAANILLSLVLMPMLGAAGLALATALAAMINGSILIVVLNRRLGGVEWGSVGRSSIRVVLACLPLIAICFWAASASLWTHPGEWIEKSVLLTVAIGGSVGGYLGVHVLLKSDELDVVWGMVRRKLGRVAGR
- a CDS encoding methylated-DNA--[protein]-cysteine S-methyltransferase, whose translation is MRRAILFKSQWGWMGIAETGKGVDGIALPQTSKQRAIAVLLEQAPDALVMEPSLQLDRAQAQLLDYLAGTRRTFDVPLDLSRGTAFQRQVWRALLRVPYGKLRSYQWVALRVGGRQYARAVGNAVGANPLPILVPCHRIVAHDATLGGFSGGLPTKRKLLTLEGTLTQLQRGRT
- the dtd gene encoding D-aminoacyl-tRNA deacylase; the encoded protein is MKAILQRVTSASVEVGGTVVGQIGTGLLVFVGVAKGDEETDCRYLVEKLRTFRIFSDAQGKMNRSLVDIGGSVLLVSQFTLLGSTTNGRRPSFEEAASPAEAKRLYEQVAVDLRAAGTPVETGRFAAHMRVRLENDGPVTFVLDSREKLS
- a CDS encoding isoaspartyl peptidase/L-asparaginase family protein; this translates as MTAAQAGCLTAALEIGYHLLDRGAPALTVVEQAICVLEQSGLFNAGRGSHVQLDGVRRMDASIMEGQGLQAGAVASVEGIVHPISAARLVMEQTTHVMLVGKPASAFARHCGLERQLRRPSGHAARQTTMTKTWSPKTLELYRAMMAGGSTLRKRAGKETVGAVALDQAGTVAAGASTGGIDLMLPGRVGDTPIIGCGVYADNESGAVSMTGLGEGIIRIAVAKEICDRLAQGERPASAATQVLKKLVRRINGAAGSLVLAPDGRFAITHVTPRMAAGWWDGKRRPLVKDSFR
- a CDS encoding VOC family protein, which produces MSRSLFHLAFPVHDLVATKQFYVEGLGCTLGRESANAITLGLAGNQLIGHLEPDETPVQQGVYPRHFGLVFLEQADWEAVAERARQQGLRFYQQPRVRFPGTRIEHRTFFLEDPSRNLLEFKQYTHESAIFGEREVPAVGDSE
- the mtgA gene encoding monofunctional biosynthetic peptidoglycan transglycosylase — encoded protein: MPKAKKQRTIARALLWTALLLGLPLGLLALTWLLTLPDVALLAKTNPGPTALMEHRQVLAQSQRHPAPRQWTWVPLTRISRHLQHAAVAAEDASFFIHEGFDWEGIKDAAIHNLEAGELKRGGSTITQQLAKNLYLSAERSLFRKAREALITRSLEHHLTKERILELYLNVAEWGNGVYGAEAAARHHFGKSAQDLSAEEAAWLAAILPSPRRYDPLRKTAFLSKRHQRIMKGMNRIPTSAPAH
- the yihA gene encoding ribosome biogenesis GTP-binding protein YihA/YsxC, which codes for MKILSSEFIKSCASAEQFPQGELLEIAVAGRSNVGKSSLINSLLNRRGLAKVSRTPGKTRAVNLFQIATSDPGLAKFYLVDLPGYGFAKVSKSIRAEWGPLIESYVAEQPSLIAVVLLVECRVVTEQDRQTVAWLQSIGREPVIVATKVDKLKPSERVRTLRQTHRDLGLPEGQQLIPYSVVTGEGRDHLWGVLRDLVKT
- a CDS encoding peptidylprolyl isomerase; the protein is MPVHLNPVSRTIVPVTFGLLFALLWFRPAPSAFSATQLEDRIVAVVNTDLILQSDVKRELAPEQERIRQQYHGDELSQRLKTAEYMALTKMIERRLQLQEAKAKSVDVSDHEVKQALQQMKQQGEKINEKDPLSLRNIRDQLTLLKVVDREVRSGVMVGDAEMKRYYKEHQTRFALPEEYTLSQILIQPRSADGTAEALEKARIVMTELKQGEKFEDAALRYSDGPNASRGGRLGLVRQGELLPTIERAIAPLVPGGISEIIETSEGYHIVRVDDRTPKQFRPFDEVKFEIQALVFQQKSEDVFQSWLVNLKNKAYIEIKF
- a CDS encoding peptidylprolyl isomerase encodes the protein MHNFRSSLALAALLSGSLWILPGCTPPQEEPVLALVNGRAITQYEFDVRWNELSEATRGKYDKDGGKRRFLDELITRELLMQEARRQGLDQNDSIRDRAQRYKEQLVLDELLKDRLKAKVELSQAELDAYYEKHAHQLLAPLKVQVSQMLLNNYPAAKDLKKQIEAGGDFAKFAQRYSLDDKTKAKGGDLGPYRKGLLNPDVDAIVQTLRHGVISEPVKTDAGYYLVKVSPLEKETIQADLATRERLRQELLADKRRKQFEEVIADIRTKATVRLADASRYITEDIGKP